Genomic segment of Benincasa hispida cultivar B227 chromosome 1, ASM972705v1, whole genome shotgun sequence:
CAAATGATTTAATCTCATATATGAAGAGAAAACTAAAGATTTGGAAGAGAACCAACACAACCCattttttatgggttgggttggtttgggttcaTAACTCAATAAGGGTTAGTTTGGGTTAGAGAAATACACAAACCGAAGCATAACGTTGAGCCTAAAATATTCCtaaattcaacccaacccaacccacgaaCACTCTTAGTctttgatattaatttttattgagtaatttaaaagaattaaattaatttcactcgTTTTTcctcactattaaaattaataaacaaaaatttacaTCATAACTATTATTGATTGATTAACTTAATGTTAACACTAAAGACTAAAACTGAGTCATTGTAAgtgaaatataaaatattggactcaaaattcaagagtaaaaatagacaaaatagaaattaaactcaaaatacaACCATAAAAATGTAGCAAAGCAAGAGTAAAAAtggacaaaattaaaattaaactcaaaatacaACCATAAAAATGTAACAAGTTGATACTAAAAGATCcaaataaaaaaacacaaaatttagtgataaaagtacaacattttaaaatttaaacactaaaataaatattatacacAACTTGTAAGTTATAAGCAAAGGGTATAAATATCTTTCGGTTTGTCATAATTatctttaaaaatgaaattgactATAGTTTGAAAGACATATTTGACTGATCCATCGAACCCTCATAAATACACCCATCATTTTGGTATACTTTATATGTAAATGTTAATAATTTACAGAAATCCAAAGTTAAAGCTTcacaaatctctctctctcctctgtTTTTCTCTTTATCTTTCTCAGCTACAAAGATCCAGACAGGTATTCAAGCATCATGAAAGCTTCCTCATGTGCCATTGCAGTGATGCCAGTTAAGAGCATATTCTTCAAAATCTGAACGCTCCAAAACCCAAAACATAAATTCAACTCATCTCAGCTTTTGCAGAGTCTAATTATTCTGTTAGGTTCAGATCAACAAAACAGAGTATGTTTCTTTCAAGACAGCTCTCTTGCTCTAAAGTTACAACTCACAACccataaaacaaaaattggagAGGGAGATAATGGAATTGGCATATTATTAGAACAATCATAAATTTTTCACAAAAGGGGGAGAGGAAGTTCACAAACCTTAGGTTAATCAACCTTCCAATGAACCACATAAACCAATTTAACAACCCAGTAATTAACATAGCCTAATACtattagcttcttcttcttcttcttccatgtACAGTCATCACCATTAACTTAATACTTGGTGaaagaattattattattatttttttaaatctgaATTATGATAACCCTTTTCCTTGAATTCTTCGAATCCTCAAGCCTTTTTAGGACGGATCGAATGGTTGTTGGATGATACTCGTGAGTTCACATCAATACTGATATGAAACTGTCGGTTTGGCTTTATGTTATTATGTCTTCCACGCCTCTGTTTTCTTGCAGGCTGCAGGGACCTAGGGATGAACACGCCGGTGCCCTTGCTTACGCCACTGTAGGCAGCGGCAACGGCGGCGGTGGCTTGTTCATGTGCTACCAGTGGCCGTGTAGGGTAGTGCACTCCATGAGACAGAGCCTGCAAATTGATCAAACTTGTTTGAATTCACATCCACAACAGAGAAATATAATCCAACAGAGAGATTTAAAGAACTTATTATGATCTTCAATATTGACAATACTATTGCATCCCACCCCATGTTGGAGATTTGAACCTACGACCTAGAATGTAATAACGTCTTAATTGCTGAGCTATCATGTTGGGATGAAAAAGGAATTACCTGAAGAGAAACATGTGGATGAGGGAGAGGGTCTTCGTTGTCATCCATGAGAAGAAGAGAAAGCTGTCTGCTCAAATCAGCAAAGAACaaatcatcttcaagttccaaAGCAGCAACTTCCATGTTTGTCTAAACTCAGAACTGCAATAAGAGAGTTAACTTGTTGGGTGGGTGTCTGTTAGCAAATGAACTAAAGAGAGaattacttttttttcccttttcttctctctctctttcaggATATATAGAATTTAGAATGGGAGGAAAAAGGCAGTGATGGGTGAGTTAAAACCACATTGGCTGAGCATGTGAGATGGTGGGTCATTGGCCACAGCTGGCCAATCTGTCTAAAGTTTACAGACCCCACAAGAATCATTACATGGTGTTATCCAGTTGGGGAAAAGATGAGGATCGGTTGCCGGCAAAAATCATCCCCAAAACCAACCACCATCATCTTCAAGCCAAAGATTGGCTTAAATCTTTCTGCGCACTTGGGTTTTCTCCAGAGCATTTCTTTAATGGATTCTCTATTCATCAAAGCAAATCTCATTAGCATGTTTCATATGACGACTTAAGATCTGATCAAGAATCTTTGATAAGTATTCAAAAAAGCAATAAATGATCTGTATTGTCATAAATAAGAGAGGATCTATCTGGCTCTCAACTTGAACTAGCTAAGCTAACTGTCATAGGTACTCATCCGTGCATCTGTAAGTTGTTTAAGACCATTAGATCTAGGAGTCGGTGGACATCTCTTTAGCAGGTCCACTTGCATTTGTAGTGTCAAGAAACATATACGACGATGAAGAGATGGTTAGCTCacaattttaataaaacaatGATAGAAAGAGATGCAAGGAAAATAAAGCCACTATTACAAACATGAAATTAATCTTTAGATGGTCGAAATATACAAATCTTATCTTTAAGCCAAATATCTCCTTTACTTAGACTATGTTCAATAATTTCAGGAAATccattaataaaatattgacata
This window contains:
- the LOC120085708 gene encoding uncharacterized protein LOC120085708, with protein sequence MEVAALELEDDLFFADLSRQLSLLLMDDNEDPLPHPHVSLQALSHGVHYPTRPLVAHEQATAAVAAAYSGVSKGTGVFIPRSLQPARKQRRGRHNNIKPNRQFHISIDVNSRVSSNNHSIRPKKA